In a genomic window of Paraburkholderia phenazinium:
- a CDS encoding response regulator has product MRLLLVEDDEMIAETVLESMRREGYAIDWAQDGRAAELSLGNGVYDLVLLDLGLPGKDGVDLLSGYRRQGGAAPVIILTARDAVNDRVRGLDAGADDYLIKPFDLDELAARARALLRRRTGQKQPVYTHGKLSLDPAAHEVTKDSVLIALVPREFALLQALIEEPARVFTRAELEDKLYGWGEEVGSNTIEVHVHSLRRKIGADQIATVRGVGYRLKRLG; this is encoded by the coding sequence ATGCGTCTGCTTCTGGTAGAAGACGATGAAATGATTGCGGAGACCGTGCTCGAATCGATGCGGCGCGAAGGCTACGCAATCGACTGGGCACAAGACGGACGGGCCGCGGAGCTATCGCTCGGCAACGGCGTCTATGACCTTGTCCTGCTGGACCTTGGCCTGCCCGGCAAAGACGGCGTCGATTTGCTCAGTGGCTATCGCAGGCAAGGCGGTGCGGCTCCGGTCATCATCCTGACCGCGCGCGACGCGGTGAACGACCGGGTTCGCGGTCTGGATGCCGGCGCGGACGACTACCTGATCAAGCCGTTCGATCTCGACGAACTCGCAGCCCGAGCACGAGCCCTGTTGCGGCGGCGCACCGGACAGAAGCAGCCGGTCTATACGCATGGCAAACTGTCGCTCGATCCCGCGGCCCATGAAGTGACCAAAGACAGCGTGCTGATCGCGCTCGTGCCGCGCGAGTTCGCCTTGCTGCAGGCGCTGATCGAAGAGCCTGCGCGCGTGTTCACCCGGGCTGAGCTGGAGGACAAGTTGTACGGATGGGGCGAGGAAGTGGGCAGCAATACGATCGAGGTGCACGTGCACAGCCTGCGGCGCAAGATCGGCGCAGACCAGATCGCGACGGTGCGCGGCGTCGGCTATCGTCTGAAGAGGCTTGGATGA
- a CDS encoding porin gives MKKTHLMTCTGAAALILFAPNVFAQSSVTLYGIVDTSVRYLTNADSANNNQISMGEGVETPSRWGLKGSEDLGGGLSAIFKLENQFQLWSGKLDNTNNTLFQRNAYVGLSSNQYGAVTVGRQQTPFFDMMGNIYDPMTVGDYWQDNWVYNPVGPFLFTNSSVKYNGHFGGLNVEGMYGFGGVPGSTGENSMYGLTASYAVGPLSADVGFQQNDVSGKKFNIVNVSAVYAFTSDVKFLAGWLHSQDNTGLADLDMQQAGAPVLPRVSPNRIDDSFYVGSTWQVTSPLALTLAGYYDHARNAATLDGALGVGINYSATVLAEYSLSKRTEVYGTVDFTRGTGAFLADYPGRNNQTGVAVGLRNIF, from the coding sequence ATGAAGAAAACCCATCTCATGACATGCACGGGTGCAGCCGCACTCATCCTGTTCGCCCCCAATGTATTCGCACAGAGTTCGGTCACGCTGTACGGCATCGTCGATACGAGCGTCCGTTATCTGACGAATGCAGACTCGGCGAATAACAATCAGATCTCAATGGGCGAAGGCGTCGAAACGCCGAGTCGTTGGGGCTTGAAGGGCAGCGAAGATCTGGGCGGCGGTCTGTCGGCGATTTTCAAGTTGGAAAACCAGTTCCAGCTCTGGTCGGGCAAGCTCGACAACACCAACAACACGCTGTTCCAGCGCAACGCGTATGTCGGGCTGTCGAGCAACCAGTACGGCGCAGTCACGGTCGGTCGCCAGCAGACACCGTTCTTCGACATGATGGGCAACATCTACGACCCGATGACAGTCGGCGATTACTGGCAGGATAACTGGGTGTATAACCCGGTAGGCCCGTTCCTGTTCACGAACAGTTCCGTCAAATACAACGGTCATTTCGGTGGCCTGAATGTCGAAGGCATGTATGGCTTTGGCGGCGTGCCGGGCAGCACGGGCGAGAACAGCATGTACGGCCTCACCGCGTCGTACGCCGTCGGTCCGCTGTCGGCCGACGTGGGCTTCCAGCAAAACGACGTCTCGGGCAAGAAGTTCAACATCGTGAACGTAAGCGCCGTCTACGCGTTTACCTCGGACGTGAAATTCCTCGCCGGCTGGCTGCACTCGCAGGACAACACCGGCCTCGCCGATCTCGACATGCAGCAAGCCGGCGCACCGGTGCTGCCGCGCGTGAGCCCGAACCGCATCGACGACAGCTTCTACGTCGGTTCGACCTGGCAAGTGACGTCGCCGCTCGCGTTGACGCTGGCGGGCTACTACGATCACGCCCGTAACGCGGCCACGCTCGACGGCGCGCTCGGCGTAGGTATCAACTACTCCGCTACGGTGCTGGCCGAGTACTCGCTGTCCAAGCGCACGGAAGTGTACGGCACGGTCGACTTCACCCGTGGTACCGGCGCGTTCCTGGCCGACTACCCGGGCCGCAATAACCAGACCGGCGTCGCAGTCGGCCTGCGCAATATTTTCTGA
- a CDS encoding LysR family transcriptional regulator: protein MDTLESMRMFARVVEAGSFTKAASLASVTTPQASRAITDLESRLHTRLLHRTTRHLSLTEAGERYLQHCEQILAQIDLAEAEAAGAGAQPSGKLRVHATTSFGQHHLAPLIARYRKRFPEVMIDLVLAQRVPDIIDEGFDVSVVVARELADSALVSQRIGSVYTILCASPRYLSKHGTPLRLVDLNKHTCLQLILPDVPLGQWHFEGEDETVFRHVRPAPLTVNVAEALGEVIRAGMGIGPLPISVALPGLRDGSLVRVLPGHRLRANNIYAMYASRRYLDAKIRTFVEFLRDEVPLALAEQDGELLSMAGSLVKEPYSI, encoded by the coding sequence ATGGACACCTTGGAAAGCATGCGAATGTTCGCCCGCGTCGTAGAGGCCGGCAGCTTCACAAAGGCCGCGTCCCTTGCATCGGTGACCACACCGCAGGCATCGCGCGCGATCACGGATCTGGAGTCGCGACTGCATACACGGCTGCTGCACAGAACCACGCGGCATTTGTCGCTCACTGAAGCGGGCGAGCGCTATCTGCAACACTGCGAACAGATTCTGGCCCAGATCGATCTGGCCGAGGCCGAAGCAGCCGGCGCCGGCGCCCAGCCTTCCGGCAAATTGCGGGTTCATGCGACCACCAGTTTCGGCCAGCATCATCTGGCGCCGCTGATCGCACGGTACCGCAAGCGGTTTCCCGAGGTCATGATCGATCTCGTGCTTGCCCAGCGCGTGCCCGACATCATCGACGAAGGGTTCGACGTTTCGGTTGTCGTGGCGCGCGAACTGGCCGACTCGGCGCTGGTGTCGCAACGCATCGGCAGCGTGTATACGATTCTGTGCGCGTCCCCGCGCTACCTGTCGAAGCATGGCACGCCGCTGCGGCTCGTCGACCTGAACAAACACACCTGCCTGCAACTGATCCTGCCCGATGTGCCGCTCGGGCAATGGCATTTCGAGGGCGAGGACGAGACGGTGTTTCGTCATGTGCGGCCCGCGCCGCTCACGGTCAACGTTGCAGAGGCACTCGGCGAGGTCATTCGCGCGGGCATGGGAATCGGACCGTTGCCGATCTCGGTGGCGCTGCCGGGCTTGCGCGACGGCAGCCTGGTTCGCGTGTTGCCGGGCCACCGCCTGCGGGCCAACAACATCTATGCGATGTACGCGTCGCGCCGCTACCTCGACGCGAAGATCAGGACCTTCGTCGAGTTCTTGCGGGACGAGGTGCCGCTCGCGCTGGCCGAACAGGATGGAGAATTGCTCTCCATGGCGGGCAGCCTCGTGAAGGAGCCGTATTCGATCTGA
- a CDS encoding response regulator transcription factor, with product MSIIDSDGLDDERLGYLAQALSPDRPMLFVGTDEHRLAGLSRDADGYLVKPVSARGLVACVKSTLSRAWDRYATSGPMAFGRYVFEPHGRSVLVGGRRVSLTQKEFQLALLLFRNVARPVSRVYIAGTVWRHDERINVRTMTAHISAIRSKLQLRADADYALSPIYNYGYRLDPVRRNRLPAARQAMPLIPVGVPG from the coding sequence ATGTCGATTATCGACAGCGACGGACTCGATGACGAACGGCTTGGCTATCTGGCGCAGGCGCTCTCGCCCGACCGGCCGATGCTGTTCGTCGGCACTGACGAGCACCGCCTAGCGGGACTGAGCCGGGATGCGGACGGTTATCTCGTCAAGCCCGTGTCCGCGCGCGGACTGGTGGCGTGCGTCAAGAGCACGCTCAGCCGGGCATGGGACCGGTACGCGACGTCGGGCCCGATGGCATTCGGCCGGTACGTCTTCGAGCCGCACGGGCGAAGCGTCCTGGTGGGCGGCAGGCGCGTCTCGCTGACGCAGAAGGAGTTCCAGCTTGCCTTGCTGCTGTTCAGGAACGTCGCGAGACCGGTGTCGCGGGTCTACATCGCAGGAACGGTCTGGCGTCACGACGAGCGTATCAACGTGCGCACCATGACGGCGCACATCTCCGCGATCCGCTCGAAGCTCCAGTTGCGCGCCGACGCCGATTACGCCCTGAGCCCGATCTACAACTACGGCTACCGGCTCGACCCTGTGCGCCGCAACCGGCTGCCGGCCGCGCGGCAAGCCATGCCTCTGATACCGGTGGGCGTGCCTGGCTGA
- a CDS encoding COG4705 family protein, with protein sequence MKPHTASLVRHAVSKVPEVTLGFWAIKVAATTLGETGGDWVSMSLNLGYLVGSAIFLVLFIGLVCAQVQARAFHRFLYWATIVATTTLGTTLADFADRSLGVGYPGGAAIVMALLIVSLAIWYRSEGTVSVESIVTGKAEWFYWITILFSQTLGTALGDWVAGEDRGGLGIGYEYGAMLFGAGLVVVAALYFWTRVSRTALFWSAFVLTRPLGATLGDFLDKPAAQGGLQISRLYASAILLAVIVVCVVLIPQRSARRDPAV encoded by the coding sequence ATGAAACCACACACGGCAAGCCTGGTCAGGCACGCTGTCAGCAAAGTCCCCGAAGTCACGCTCGGCTTCTGGGCCATCAAGGTGGCGGCCACCACGCTGGGCGAAACCGGCGGCGACTGGGTCTCGATGTCGCTGAACCTTGGCTACCTGGTCGGCTCGGCAATCTTCCTCGTATTGTTCATCGGCCTCGTTTGCGCACAGGTGCAGGCACGAGCGTTTCATCGCTTCCTGTACTGGGCCACCATTGTCGCCACGACGACGCTGGGCACGACCCTGGCTGACTTCGCCGATCGCTCGCTAGGTGTCGGCTATCCTGGCGGCGCCGCCATCGTCATGGCGTTGTTGATCGTCAGTCTGGCGATATGGTATCGATCGGAGGGAACGGTGTCGGTCGAAAGCATCGTCACAGGCAAGGCCGAATGGTTTTACTGGATCACCATCCTGTTCTCGCAGACGCTCGGAACGGCGCTTGGAGACTGGGTGGCGGGTGAGGACCGCGGCGGTCTCGGCATCGGCTACGAATACGGCGCCATGCTTTTCGGCGCAGGCCTCGTCGTCGTGGCCGCGCTATATTTCTGGACGCGCGTGTCCCGCACGGCGCTCTTCTGGTCAGCGTTCGTTCTGACGCGTCCGCTCGGCGCGACGTTGGGCGACTTCCTCGATAAACCCGCGGCGCAGGGTGGCCTGCAGATTAGCCGGTTATATGCATCCGCAATCCTGCTGGCGGTAATCGTAGTTTGCGTCGTGCTGATTCCACAGCGATCCGCTCGGCGCGATCCGGCAGTGTGA
- a CDS encoding porin, whose amino-acid sequence MEEMMKSKRTLLAVALMSAGAVAQAQTSVTLYGRLDAGIEYMSGLPNNNGTGSTSRWRQESGDWGTSLWGLKGVEDLGGGNKAIFQLEGAFSTATGSLGLSGSLFDRIANVGLSNDAFGTMLLGRQLQIANGDWDFDPFGQSNWSSASLVRGRNWEHTSNNISYQSPKFDGFDVYGQYGLSNSTDFNAGVPGAATGRTDGMQLTYTNSLFQLRGIYDEIRDPLNGQLDNPFTASREYFVGANLFLGNIKVQAAYTAERTSGGVVTPAGSPTAPTTADMEWGGVTYQATPAAALIAAVYHVNTNNGGGNATIYTVGGTYNLSKRTLFDIQIATVRNSQTANFGLDANNEGAGGLSDGSFNENPVPGHSQTGVYAGIQHSF is encoded by the coding sequence ATGGAGGAGATGATGAAGTCGAAGAGGACTTTGCTGGCCGTCGCATTGATGTCGGCCGGCGCTGTTGCACAGGCTCAGACCAGCGTCACGCTATATGGCCGTCTGGATGCCGGTATCGAGTACATGAGTGGCTTGCCGAACAATAACGGCACGGGTTCCACTTCGCGCTGGCGGCAGGAAAGCGGGGACTGGGGTACCAGTCTGTGGGGTTTGAAAGGGGTCGAGGATCTGGGTGGCGGCAACAAGGCGATTTTTCAGCTGGAAGGAGCATTCAGTACTGCTACGGGCTCTTTAGGCCTGTCCGGTTCGCTGTTCGACCGGATTGCGAACGTAGGCTTGTCGAATGATGCCTTCGGTACGATGCTGTTGGGTCGGCAACTGCAGATCGCCAACGGCGACTGGGACTTCGATCCGTTCGGCCAGTCCAACTGGTCGTCGGCTTCGCTGGTTCGCGGCCGCAACTGGGAACACACCAGCAACAACATTTCGTACCAGTCGCCCAAGTTCGACGGCTTCGACGTGTACGGTCAGTATGGGCTGTCGAACTCGACGGACTTCAACGCCGGCGTGCCGGGCGCGGCAACCGGGCGTACAGACGGCATGCAGTTGACGTATACGAATTCGCTGTTCCAGTTGCGCGGCATCTACGACGAAATTCGCGACCCGCTCAATGGTCAGTTGGACAATCCGTTCACGGCATCGCGTGAATACTTTGTCGGCGCCAACCTGTTTCTCGGCAACATCAAGGTGCAAGCCGCTTACACGGCTGAGCGGACCTCGGGAGGCGTAGTCACGCCGGCGGGCTCGCCGACCGCGCCGACCACGGCGGACATGGAGTGGGGCGGTGTGACGTATCAAGCCACGCCGGCTGCCGCGCTCATCGCGGCGGTCTACCACGTGAATACGAACAACGGCGGCGGCAATGCGACCATCTATACGGTCGGCGGCACGTATAACCTGTCCAAGCGGACGCTGTTCGATATCCAGATCGCGACGGTGCGCAACAGCCAGACGGCGAACTTCGGTCTTGATGCCAATAACGAAGGCGCTGGCGGCCTGAGCGATGGTTCGTTCAATGAGAATCCGGTGCCGGGTCACAGCCAGACCGGCGTGTACGCGGGGATTCAACACTCGTTCTAA
- a CDS encoding sensor histidine kinase, with protein MKSIRRWLLGWLICGLAAASGIAALAIFHTAREEAGELFDYELRTVALSLPLNVEAAETVEREDERVGGISDDRILIEIWDKTGTLVYHSRQSAVLGRLPAGIRTIERSEDHWRVFGLQQSDRFVQVAQPVSVREDLAIQLALHTLWPLGVFVPVTILLVLLVVARGLAPVGGLSRLLATRSLESLDALRLDGNVPIEIRPLVVAVNDLLARLSVATHTQRTFIADAAHELRSPLAALKLQLQAAAKNGTLKDDGQTLERIDMRLNRIIRLVQQLLTLAREDAQPAIEATFVSLRRLGEQAVSDFSLLADEKQIDLGLEFRQPVTQEDTCNVLADPHGLDVLLNNLIDNAIRYTPQGGKVDVVLTRTAGRLGFEVVDNGPGIPEAELERVLDRFYRGEHTKGTGSGLGLAIAARIAQRQRLALSLRNNTDARGLTVSVSGFGSH; from the coding sequence ATGAAGTCCATCCGCCGCTGGCTGCTCGGCTGGCTCATTTGCGGTCTTGCCGCCGCCTCCGGCATTGCCGCCCTGGCGATCTTTCATACGGCTCGCGAAGAAGCGGGTGAACTGTTCGACTACGAACTGCGTACCGTCGCCTTGTCGCTGCCTCTGAATGTCGAAGCGGCGGAAACGGTCGAAAGGGAGGACGAACGGGTCGGCGGCATTTCGGACGACCGGATCCTCATCGAGATCTGGGACAAGACGGGGACGCTCGTTTATCACTCACGGCAGTCGGCTGTACTCGGACGTTTGCCGGCCGGCATCCGCACCATCGAACGGAGTGAGGATCATTGGCGCGTATTCGGCCTGCAGCAGTCGGATCGCTTCGTCCAGGTCGCGCAGCCGGTATCGGTACGGGAAGACCTGGCCATACAACTGGCGTTGCACACGTTGTGGCCGCTGGGCGTGTTCGTGCCCGTGACGATCCTGCTGGTGCTGCTCGTGGTGGCGCGCGGCCTTGCGCCGGTCGGCGGGTTGTCGCGTTTGCTCGCCACGCGTTCGCTCGAGTCGCTCGACGCGCTGCGTCTGGATGGCAACGTGCCCATCGAGATCCGGCCGCTGGTTGTGGCAGTGAACGATCTGCTGGCCCGTCTGAGCGTCGCCACGCACACACAGCGCACGTTTATCGCCGACGCGGCTCACGAACTTCGTTCGCCGCTGGCCGCGCTGAAACTGCAGTTGCAGGCGGCTGCGAAAAACGGCACGTTAAAGGACGATGGCCAGACACTCGAGCGGATCGACATGCGGCTCAACCGCATCATCCGGCTCGTCCAGCAACTCCTGACCCTTGCACGCGAGGATGCGCAACCTGCCATCGAAGCGACGTTCGTCAGTTTGCGGAGACTGGGCGAGCAGGCCGTCAGCGATTTCTCGCTGCTCGCGGACGAGAAGCAGATTGACCTGGGCCTCGAGTTCCGGCAACCGGTCACGCAAGAGGACACCTGCAACGTGCTGGCGGATCCGCACGGGCTGGACGTGCTGCTGAATAACCTGATCGACAACGCGATCCGCTACACGCCGCAAGGCGGCAAGGTCGACGTGGTGCTGACCCGCACGGCAGGCCGCCTCGGCTTCGAAGTGGTGGACAACGGACCGGGCATTCCTGAGGCCGAGCTCGAACGGGTCCTCGACCGCTTCTATCGCGGCGAACATACCAAGGGGACGGGGAGCGGACTGGGGCTCGCCATTGCCGCGCGCATTGCGCAGCGGCAACGACTGGCCCTCTCATTGCGCAATAACACCGACGCGAGAGGCCTGACCGTTTCAGTGAGCGGATTTGGCTCGCACTAG